DNA from Coriobacteriaceae bacterium:
TCGAGCGGACGGCTCAAGATGCACGTGGCGCGCGAGGCGTCGGTGGGCGTATCCTCGTCGAGCTGCCAGACGCTGGCGCCGTTGGCGCAGACCGCGTAGTGTACGGCGGGGTGGGCGAGGATGGGCTCAAAGATGCCTGACAGCGGGCGCCCCGTGCAGGGCACAAACTCAATCCCACGTCGAGCGAGTTCGTCGAGCATTGCCCAGGTGGCGTCGCTCATCTGCTTATCACTCGTCAGCAGCGTTCCGTCCATATCGGAAAACACAATCATTTGATGCAGCCCTTTCTACTGGCATAAAAAGCGTGGCCGAAGGCGGCGATGCCCTGGCCACGCTCGAGTTCTATAACGGTCCGCGTCCTAGCGGTCGGCGAGTGGCTTGTACTCCAGCGGCTCGATCACCGGGCGGTAGGCGGGGCGGATGATGCGGTGCGCACAGAAGAGCTCTTCCATGCGGTGCGCCGACCAGCCGGCCATGCGGGCGACGGCGAATAGCGGCGTAAAGAGCGTCTCGGGCACGCCGAGCATCTTGTAGATAAAGCCCGTGTACAGGTCGATGTTGGCGCAGATGGGCTTGGTCATGCCGTGGTCGCGCATGACCTGGGGTGCCAGGCGCTCGATACGCTCGATGAGTGCGAACTCTTCGCCCAAGTCCTTCTTGGCTGCCAGTGAGCGCGCGTAACGGCGGCAGACCTCGGCGCGCGGGTCGCTCAGCGTGTAGACGGCGTGGCCCATGCCGTAGATGAGGCCCGTGCCGTCGAAGGCCTGCTTGTCGAGGATCTTGCCCAGGTAGGCCGCGACCTCGTCCTCGTCCTCCCAGTTGGAGACATGCGCGCGGATGTCCTCGTGCATAGACACGACCTTGGCATTGGCGCCGCCGTGGCGCGGGCCCTTGAGCGAGCCGATAGCCGCGGCGTAGGCGGAATACGGGTCGGTGGCCGAAGACGACAGCACGCGGCAAGCGAAGGTGGAGTTGTTGCCGCCGCCGTGCTCGGCATGCAGCATGAGCATCACGTCGAGCAGCATCGCCTCATCGCGGGTGAACGCCATGCCGCCGCGCAGGACCTGTAGGATGGTCTCGGCGGTGGAGAGGCCGGGCGTGGGGTGCGGCACGTGAACCTCGGAGCCGCGAAGCTTGGCGACCGAGGCCAAGTGTGCGAAGGCGGCGATGCGCGGGAGACGTGCGAGCATGGAAATGGCGACGTCGATTTCGTGCTCGGGCGTGATCACGTCTGGTTCGGCATCGAAGGCGTAGAGCAGCAGCACGGCGCGCTGGAGCACGTTCATGATGCTCGCCGACACCGTGGTCATCGGGAATTCCTTGACGTACTCGTCGCTCAGATGTCTAAAGGCGCCCAGGCGCTCGCAAAAGCCGTCGAGCTCTTCCTTGTTGGGCAGCGAACCCGTGATAAGCAGATAGGCGACTTCCTCGTAGCCGTAGCGATTCTCGGCCTGGGCATTGTTGACCAGATCCTCGATGCTGTAGCCGCGAAGCGTGAGCTTGCCCTGATCGGGCACGACCTTTCCGTCGACCTTGTTGTAGCCGTGCACATCCGAGATGCGAGTGAGGCCCGCGACCACGCCCGAGCCGTCGGCATTGCGCAGGCCGCGCTTGACATTGTGCTCAACAAACAGGCCCTCGTCATAAGGGTCGGTCGGCAGGCCGTGGTAGAGGCTTTCGCTCTCAGGCGAAATCTGGCGGCTTGCTTCGTAATCCAGAACCAGGCGGCTCAAGTGGTCATCGAAGCGGTAATAGATTTTCTTGGCGTCGTAGGCCATGCGCGCTCCTCTCCGGGCCGCATCGGGGTGACTTGCATGGGCATGCGCGCGTCAGGCTATCCCCAGCGGCTTGCTCGCTACAGGCGGTACATAAAGTTGAAGACGTCCTCGCGCTGGATGGACACGTTGACGCCCGAAAGCTCGCCGGCCTCGGCCAGCGCCTTCTGCAGCTCGGCGAAGTCGAGCTTGGACTCGGCGGTATCGGCCAGCATGGTCATGGTGAAGATGTCCTCGATAATGGACTGCGTGATGTCGCGGATGTCGACGTTGGCCTCGCCTAGGACACGGGTGACGCCGGCGACGATGCCGGGGCGGTTCTTGCCAAGGACGGTGATGACGATACGGGAGGACGAGATCTCGGCCATGGGAAACCCTTTCGCGTGATTGCGGCGCGCGCGGGGCGCTCCGCTACGGTACAGTGTTCATCATTGTACCTGTCTGGCGCAAAAAAGGCGCGCTCGCTGCGGCGTTACATGCCTGCAACATGAGCGTAAGGGGGAAGGCCGTACGGGGAAGAGCCGTCTGGCGCGTGTCCGGCTCGTGTTGGGTTGATTTCCGATCTCAGCCGAACACATTGAGCGGACAGGCCGTTCCCGCAGTCAGCCGAACGCCTCCGACGGCTGATTCCGAACTGGAAGCGGAGGGCATCCCCGCCCTTCGGTAGGGGATACCGCTCCGCGGCGCATGCCGCGGGCGGCGCCCCTATCGGACCACCGTGACCTCAGTTGGGATGGGCCCAGCACTGCCGCGTACTCGGTGAGCTAGAGCCAACTGTTCGTCTTCACGTCGCGTATGGCGATATTTCGGTCGTCCGGCTCGGTGATGCCATAGCCGAACGCCTGGAGCGTCTCGATGGACTCCTGGATCCTCTGTTGGAACATGGGACCCGGATCGACCCTCGGCCCGAGGTGCCCGCGCCAAAGGCACGGCGTGGCGCGCAGCATGTTATGGATTTTGGAGATGGGCTCGATGTCGGCGTAGACGTTGAGCGTCGCCATGGCGTCCTTGTGGCCGAGGATCGATTGGAGCGCCTTGATATCGCCGCCTTGGCGGATCCACTGCGTTGCGAACGTGTGGCGAAGGCCGTGGAACGTGATCAGCTCGTCGTTGGTGCCCATGAGGCCGTTGGTCTCCGAGAACGTCTTGAACGCCCTGCGGATATAGCTTGTCGTCGCGAAGGTCGCGCCCGGCTCCGACAGGATGTAGCAGTCCCCGATCTCGACCGCCCCGGTAAGGCCGCGCAAGCGCAGCTTTCCGCAGTCGATCTCGTGGGTCTCCTTCAGGAAGGGGAGTAGGCCGACCGGGTCGATGGGGATACCCCTGGCGTCATGGGTCTTGGTGTCCTTGATGAACGAACCCATTCCCTTCGCGTGCGCCACCGAGTGTCTGATCGAGATCAGGCCCGTCTCGAAATCCACATCGCACCACCGAAGGCCGCAGACCTCGCCGATTCGCATCCCCGTGTGCAGGGCGAGTACGACCGCCCTCTAATCCTCGGCGGACCAATCGAGTCCAAACTCCTTTCGGGCATCCTCTTCGCTCATGACTTCGAGAAGGTCTCCGGGTTGGCAACGAAGGGCGAGGCATAGCTGCTCGAGTGTGTTGAAGCGAATGCCGCGAATATGCCCTTTTTTAATACGGGACAGGTTCACGGGCGTGGTTCCAATCCTTTCGGCAAGTTCGTTCGAGGAAATCTTTCGCTCGGCCATGATCTTGTCGAGGCGAACAATTACGGGCATGGCGTTTCCTTACGCAATCTCGTCGGAGTCGAGGTACAGCTCTCGGGCGTACAAGAAGAGCTGGGAAAGCATGAACAGGACGATGCCGAGAACCAGAGAGGTCCAATCGAATGATGAAGCGATCTCTTGGGCGCCGACGGCCCCCCGCCGCCAAACATCGAAACGGAGGTTTTGAGTGAGCCGGCGTAGAGGCTGGTGGCAGCTTGAACAACGAAGAGAATGCCGAGCACCTTCAAGCATGTCGCAGACCCTTTCTTGAAGGGGTCTCCGCTCTTGATCGTCCACACGAGAACGGCGCTGAGGATGGTCGTAGCGATACCGATGACGGCAGGGACCAATGTCGAGATCGCAAGGGCTGGATACGCGGGGGAGTCTGCAATTACAGGGTTGTTGAGCACTTCGATTGCTGGCTTTAAGGAGAACGCCACTTGTGCGATGGCGGTGGCGCAAAGGGTCGCAGAGGCTATCGCACATGCGATGCGGAAGGAATGAAGCCGGGGAGTGCGATTGTCGGAACTCATAATAACCTCCGAAGAATTTAAAAAACTCAGGTTACTTTTTAACAGTTTATGTTAAATTGACTTTGCCGGCAAGTAATCACAGCATGCTGCAACTGAAACCCCGCGCATCGGGCTGAATCGTGTTGAAATGAGCTGGTGATACGTATGCTCAAAATCTCGAAGGCGATCTTTAGGTCGCTTCTCTCCTCCAGGTCGCTCTGTGTTGTCGTTGTTGCGTTGATGGTTCTTTGTGCTCTGCCCGTCTTCAGGAGCGCGGCTGGCATCGACGGACGGGTCGAATACCTCGAGTCGGGAATAACCCGTGTTGAGCAGGAATTGTCAGCATCCTATGCGGATGCGCTTGTGAATGCGGGGGAGGACGGTGTCTACACCTCTTCATCAAGCATGCCCGCGCTTCTGTACCCTCTTGCCGCGGGACGTCTTATCTTGGCACCGCTCTCTCCCCTACTTCCGTTTCTGCAGATATCGGATGGAGAGTACACCTATTATGACGGATCGAAGGAGTACTTGCTATGGGTCGCAACGGCCGTTGCCGTCTCGTTCCTTGCCGCGCGTCTTAACAAACGTGAAAAGCTCATCATCCAGGCACCGATGGGCGAGCTGGGTAGACTTGTTGCATCGAGCGTATGGGCGAGTGTTTTTGCAATGCTTGCCGTCCTCGCCATCAATCTTCCAGGGATAATCGCCGCGCTTGTGAAGAATGGCCCGGGCTCGCCGTTCTATCCGATAGGCTACATTCAATATGCGACTCCGGTTATCAAACCGGCTTGGCTGGTGTTCGCGCAGACGGCCATCTTGCAATTCTTGGTGGCGGCGTTCATCTCGCTCGTCGTTCACCTTGCCGTGAAGATTGCCAATAACCCTACGCTTGGAATCGTGTTCGTATGTGCCCTGATGGGGGCGACGATGGTTCCCGGGTATTACGGAAGATCCATCGCTTTACGTGAGTTCGCCCTGTTGAATCCCCTTACGTATGCGAACACTGAGTTGACCGTCGGCGCCTATAGCCCGTACCCGACAACGCAGATAGTGAATCTGCCTGGACTTTGCTTCGAGCGTGGCGCGATTACCCTCGTATGCGCAATCGGGATCGAGGTGCTGGCAATTAGCCTGCTTTGCGTTGCTGGAAAGAGCGGCTGCGCGCGCCCGATGTCCCCGATTTGTCTTGAGAGAGGTTCCTTCACCGCATCGAGAACGACAGCCCGTTCGAGCGCTTGTGCCTCCGCCGTTGCATACGTAAGAACGATGGGGAAGCTGCTCCTGCATTCTCCTGCCCTCGCCGTATGCGCGATTGCAATGTCGACGGCGATGCTGGCCCCGGCTCTGGTCGAGGTGTTTCCTGACGCTGGTGACGTTTCCGCTGTTCGGTATAGGGATGGGGAGCTCCGTTCAATAGATCGGTATCTAGAGCAGGACGCTGCGAATATGGACGTCGAGGGCAAAGCGGCCCTGGAAGGCATGCGAGATGCTCTTTCGGGTTTCGTGTACGCGCCCACGCCTGCGGAGGGGTTTCGAAGCCTTGCGACGTACGAGCGCGCTCGAGGCGAGCTGGGCGCGGCAGATGCGACCCTCCTGCAATCGATCGGAATCGAGCCGGAGACTCCTTCTCGTGTGGAGGCGCGCGCCCTTCTGCTCGAGTCGATCGCGAGCTTGCCGGACCCCAAGGTTTACGAGTTAAGTACGAAGATGCCCCCATTAATCCTCCTTTCCTATCTCCAGGCAGCGCTTCCTTCCTTGTTTTGGCTGTTGCCCGTGGTTGTCACATCGCTTGCGTGCACCCACCTGCGGTGCCGTTCCCTTCTGGTTTTCCAAGTCCCCGCAACAGCGCATGTGCGTTTTCTGACGGCTGTTGCGCTGTCTCTCCTGCTTGGCTTGGCGCTGCTTTTGGTGTCGATGGTTCCCGCTGCGGTTGTGTCCTTGATTAAGAACGGTGCGGGTGGTTCGGAGTATCCCGTCGCTCTCATTCGGGCGGGAGCTTCGACAACGTCCATGGTGGGGGAGGCGGTGTTGTGCAGTATTCCGTTGCTGGTCATGGCATACGGCGTGATTTCCGTCGTCGCTGCGTTGACAGCAGCGATTAGCCGCAACCCCGTTGTCACCGGAATGGTTTGCGCGGTTCTCTTGGTGTTGGGTTCGTTGAGCGCTCATGTTGAAAGCGTGGGCATGGGCGTCGCGCTGCTGGCTCCATTCGCCTCGTTTGATCCCGCTTCCCAGGTGGGGACGATTGGGTTCCTTGGGCGAGGGACGAACGCGATGCCTTTTGGAGAGGTCGTCGGCGCATCGGGCGCTCTGCTGGTGGTCTTGGGCGCCGTATCTCCGTTGATGGTGCGCCTGAGTGTTCCAAAGATCGAAAGGGGATGATCTCGATGATTGACCTTCAAACGCTGACGATCTCTTATGGAAAGAAGGTGCTCGTAGATTCGGTGAACGCTGAGTTTGCCCCGGGTACGGTCTACGGTCTCGTCGCTCCGAACGGGCATGGAAAGACGACGTTGCTGCGTGCGATGGCAGGTTTGCCGGGTCCTCGCGTGGACGGGAGCATCGTTCTGGATGAGGTGCAGGGTACGGGTGCGAGAGAGGTCCGTTCTATGATCTTCTATGCACCTGGTGAGGGGACGCTGCTGTATCCCGGATTGCGTGCGGAAGATCACCTCAAGATGGTTTGCGATATGTGGCCGC
Protein-coding regions in this window:
- a CDS encoding citrate synthase; this encodes MAYDAKKIYYRFDDHLSRLVLDYEASRQISPESESLYHGLPTDPYDEGLFVEHNVKRGLRNADGSGVVAGLTRISDVHGYNKVDGKVVPDQGKLTLRGYSIEDLVNNAQAENRYGYEEVAYLLITGSLPNKEELDGFCERLGAFRHLSDEYVKEFPMTTVSASIMNVLQRAVLLLYAFDAEPDVITPEHEIDVAISMLARLPRIAAFAHLASVAKLRGSEVHVPHPTPGLSTAETILQVLRGGMAFTRDEAMLLDVMLMLHAEHGGGNNSTFACRVLSSSATDPYSAYAAAIGSLKGPRHGGANAKVVSMHEDIRAHVSNWEDEDEVAAYLGKILDKQAFDGTGLIYGMGHAVYTLSDPRAEVCRRYARSLAAKKDLGEEFALIERIERLAPQVMRDHGMTKPICANIDLYTGFIYKMLGVPETLFTPLFAVARMAGWSAHRMEELFCAHRIIRPAYRPVIEPLEYKPLADR
- a CDS encoding ACT domain-containing protein codes for the protein MAEISSSRIVITVLGKNRPGIVAGVTRVLGEANVDIRDITQSIIEDIFTMTMLADTAESKLDFAELQKALAEAGELSGVNVSIQREDVFNFMYRL
- a CDS encoding site-specific integrase; amino-acid sequence: MHTGMRIGEVCGLRWCDVDFETGLISIRHSVAHAKGMGSFIKDTKTHDARGIPIDPVGLLPFLKETHEIDCGKLRLRGLTGAVEIGDCYILSEPGATFATTSYIRRAFKTFSETNGLMGTNDELITFHGLRHTFATQWIRQGGDIKALQSILGHKDAMATLNVYADIEPISKIHNMLRATPCLWRGHLGPRVDPGPMFQQRIQESIETLQAFGYGITEPDDRNIAIRDVKTNSWL
- a CDS encoding helix-turn-helix transcriptional regulator, with the translated sequence MPVIVRLDKIMAERKISSNELAERIGTTPVNLSRIKKGHIRGIRFNTLEQLCLALRCQPGDLLEVMSEEDARKEFGLDWSAED